The Puntigrus tetrazona isolate hp1 chromosome 4, ASM1883169v1, whole genome shotgun sequence genome includes a window with the following:
- the hmga2 gene encoding high mobility group protein HMGI-C encodes MSARGEEAAGEASGSQEQTEPEPAPAEPKKRGPGRPRKPQQEPTGEPVPKRPRGRPKGSKNKGPSKAAQKKAETTGEKRPRGRPRKWPQQVVQEKPAQEEEEEEAEQEED; translated from the exons atgagCGCGCGCGGTGAGGAAGCCGCCGGCGAAGCTTCAGGATCGCAGGAGCAAACCGAGCCCGAGCCTGCCCCTGCCGAGCCAAAGAAGAGGGGACCGGGCAGACCCAGGAAGCCGCAACAG GAACCCACAGGAGAGCCTGTCCCCAAACGACCGAGGGGACGCCCCAAAGGAAGCAAGAACAAGGGCCCCTCCAAAGCAGCGCAGAAG AAAGCTGAGACCACAGGGGAGAAAAGACCTAGAGGAAGACCCAGGAAATGG CCACAGCAAGTGGTCCAGGAAAAGCCCGCTCAG gaagaagaagaggaggaggcgGAGCAAGAAGAGGACTAA